The following are from one region of the Petrotoga mobilis SJ95 genome:
- the rbsK gene encoding ribokinase, giving the protein MIAVIGSSNMDIVFNVEHFTLPGETQKALSLDFYFGGKGANQAVAAAKLSEKPVYFCSCLGDDEYGNQISQNFKKYKIEGYYVQKNEKTGRAYIEVDKNGENRIIIFSGANDNVDKEKIDKFFDQYGDEIDICLLQNEIPMQSVEYAISKLKEKRITIIYDPAPVGNTKIESLNGIDFLTPNIKEFMFLCEKEKIDFDENNLDKSMLEFKRISKVKNLIVKMGDKGVIYIDEDENLAKIEPLKIKAVDSTGAGDIFNGAFAVAFSETKDLKKSLNFANTAAAISVERKGAQSSIPKKEEVLKRFL; this is encoded by the coding sequence ATGATCGCTGTAATTGGTAGCAGTAACATGGATATTGTATTCAACGTTGAACATTTTACACTTCCTGGAGAAACCCAAAAAGCCCTTTCCTTGGACTTTTATTTTGGGGGCAAAGGGGCAAATCAAGCAGTTGCAGCCGCTAAGTTATCTGAAAAGCCTGTTTACTTTTGTAGCTGCCTAGGTGATGACGAATATGGGAATCAAATTTCTCAAAACTTTAAAAAGTATAAAATAGAAGGTTATTACGTGCAAAAGAATGAAAAAACAGGTAGGGCTTATATAGAGGTTGATAAAAATGGCGAAAATAGAATAATTATCTTCTCGGGTGCCAACGATAATGTGGACAAAGAGAAAATAGATAAGTTTTTTGATCAATATGGTGATGAAATAGATATTTGTTTATTGCAGAATGAAATTCCCATGCAAAGCGTTGAGTACGCTATTTCTAAGTTAAAAGAAAAAAGGATAACTATTATTTACGATCCTGCCCCTGTTGGAAATACAAAGATAGAAAGTTTAAACGGTATAGATTTTTTAACTCCCAATATTAAAGAGTTTATGTTCCTTTGTGAAAAAGAAAAGATAGATTTCGACGAAAACAACCTCGACAAATCAATGCTTGAATTTAAAAGAATTAGCAAGGTAAAAAATTTGATTGTAAAGATGGGAGATAAAGGCGTTATATACATTGATGAAGATGAAAACTTAGCGAAAATTGAACCTCTAAAAATAAAAGCTGTTGATAGTACCGGTGCAGGAGACATCTTTAATGGAGCATTTGCCGTAGCTTTTTCAGAAACAAAAGATTTAAAGAAAAGCCTTAACTTTGCCAATACCGCCGCCGCAATTTCTGTTGAAAGAAAAGGAGCTCAGTCTTCAATCCCTAAAAAGGAAGAAGTATTAAAACGCTTTTTATGA
- a CDS encoding MFS transporter: MSKLTQKVINLLIFSSISSSFWAIYRVVFNLFLRDLGYTNQFIGRMTSFEMLGAAILGILIGILGDRIGKKKMIIISSISFGILLLIRSTFPYKNILLILGFLNGGFMTSRRLLLDSYLMDVTDSSTRGAAFGYNFAIFMASGVLGNFVGGFMGEYLGLGLTLYITGICYAISPILLRKLPESVRDKRVTLQKVLDFSQYNKEEKYILKYYLLRTAAISFGAGLFVNFGNIIYKDLFNMSPSLIGISLSIAQFGAAAGSALSPVLGKRFGPFKYTFILNGIVIPLIICLGFIRNPFVFVVIYALRFTFTNMTNPVETSSVLSALPKNRVTSIYSLRNAANFLTRSLAAFIFGIVSVLPSGYTYLFLISSVFYTLALIFMFKLFVPLRKNGVLHQLYSNNS; encoded by the coding sequence GTGAGTAAACTGACGCAAAAGGTTATTAATCTGCTTATTTTTTCGTCCATAAGTAGCTCTTTTTGGGCAATTTATAGGGTTGTTTTTAATTTATTTTTAAGAGATTTAGGTTATACAAATCAGTTCATTGGTCGAATGACCTCTTTTGAGATGTTGGGTGCTGCCATCCTAGGGATCTTAATAGGGATCCTGGGGGATAGAATCGGAAAGAAAAAAATGATAATTATATCTTCAATAAGTTTTGGCATTCTATTATTGATCAGAAGTACGTTTCCCTATAAAAATATTTTATTAATCCTTGGATTTTTAAATGGTGGATTCATGACCTCTAGGAGATTACTTTTGGATTCTTATCTGATGGATGTTACCGATAGTTCAACTCGAGGAGCTGCTTTTGGATACAATTTTGCTATTTTTATGGCTAGCGGTGTTTTAGGGAATTTCGTAGGTGGTTTTATGGGAGAATATCTGGGTTTAGGGTTGACTCTTTACATAACAGGGATATGTTATGCCATATCACCCATATTATTAAGAAAATTACCCGAAAGCGTTAGAGATAAAAGAGTCACCCTTCAAAAAGTTTTAGACTTTTCCCAATACAACAAAGAAGAAAAATACATTTTAAAGTACTATCTTTTAAGAACGGCAGCAATATCTTTTGGAGCGGGATTGTTTGTCAATTTTGGGAATATTATATACAAAGACCTCTTCAACATGTCTCCTTCCTTGATAGGTATATCTCTGTCAATTGCACAATTTGGGGCGGCTGCTGGCTCTGCCCTTTCACCAGTACTTGGTAAAAGATTTGGTCCTTTTAAATATACATTCATTTTAAATGGTATAGTTATTCCGTTGATTATATGTTTAGGTTTCATCCGAAATCCTTTTGTTTTTGTTGTTATTTATGCACTAAGATTTACTTTCACAAATATGACCAACCCTGTGGAAACATCCTCTGTTTTGAGTGCTCTACCAAAGAATAGAGTCACATCGATATATAGCCTTAGAAACGCCGCCAATTTTTTGACAAGGTCTTTGGCTGCATTTATATTTGGAATCGTAAGTGTATTACCAAGTGGTTATACTTACTTGTTCTTAATTAGTTCAGTGTTTTATACGCTCGCACTAATTTTCATGTTTAAATTATTCGTTCCTTTGAGGAAAAACGGTGTTTTGCATCAATTGTACAGTAATAATTCATAA
- a CDS encoding gamma-glutamyltransferase family protein, translating into MFDPLKFAYPSRRIPIYAKNGMVTTTNPLASEIGIDILKKGGNAFDAAVAVAAGLTVLEPTSNGIGSDAFAILYKDGKLYGLNSSGYAPKNLTLELMKEKGFEKIPQFGWESVTVPGAPAAWATLSDRFGVLPFEDLLEPSIKYASEGFPVSPVTAKSWQSAFKRYKKELKGEIFKTWFEVFAPNGKAPDVGEIWESTYHAKTLKLIAETKAKSFYSGELAQRMVTFSKKTGGYFCQEDLESFEPIWVEPLSVNYRGFDVWELPPNGQGIIVLMALNILKGFEMRCKEDPESYHKQIEALKLAFSDGLKYITDIEEMKVSVESLLSEEYAKKRRNLIGEYALLPEAGDPYSGGTVYFATADKDGNMVSFIQSNYMGFGSGIVVPNTGISLQNRGTSFSLNEEDHNCLKPLKRPYHTIIPGFITKENKAIGPFGVMGGYMQPQGHLQFLNNFIDFHLNPQAALDAPRWQWVKGKEIMVEKEFPTYILESLVDKGHQIEVSLNSSNFGRGQFIYRTDDGVLIGGTEPRADSNISCF; encoded by the coding sequence ATGTTTGATCCATTAAAATTTGCTTATCCATCAAGAAGGATCCCCATTTATGCGAAAAACGGAATGGTAACAACAACAAACCCATTAGCTTCTGAGATAGGTATAGATATTTTAAAAAAAGGTGGTAATGCCTTCGATGCGGCTGTTGCAGTGGCAGCAGGCTTGACCGTCTTGGAACCTACTTCCAACGGTATAGGTAGCGATGCCTTCGCTATACTTTACAAAGACGGTAAACTATATGGATTGAATTCCAGCGGATACGCTCCAAAAAATCTCACCTTGGAACTAATGAAAGAAAAAGGGTTTGAAAAAATACCTCAGTTTGGTTGGGAATCAGTAACTGTTCCAGGTGCTCCGGCTGCTTGGGCAACTTTGTCTGATAGATTTGGTGTCCTTCCTTTTGAAGATTTATTAGAACCATCCATAAAATATGCAAGTGAAGGTTTCCCCGTTTCGCCTGTGACAGCAAAATCATGGCAGAGTGCTTTTAAAAGGTATAAAAAAGAGTTGAAGGGAGAAATTTTTAAAACATGGTTTGAAGTATTTGCCCCGAATGGGAAGGCACCTGATGTTGGAGAAATTTGGGAATCAACTTATCACGCAAAGACTCTAAAATTAATTGCTGAGACAAAGGCAAAAAGTTTTTATTCTGGAGAGTTGGCACAAAGGATGGTTACATTTTCAAAAAAGACGGGAGGCTACTTTTGCCAAGAAGATTTAGAAAGTTTTGAACCTATATGGGTAGAACCACTTAGTGTAAATTACAGAGGATTTGACGTATGGGAATTACCACCAAATGGACAAGGTATAATTGTTTTGATGGCTTTGAACATACTAAAAGGCTTTGAAATGAGATGTAAAGAAGATCCAGAAAGTTACCACAAGCAAATAGAAGCCTTAAAGTTAGCTTTTAGCGATGGATTGAAATATATTACTGATATAGAAGAGATGAAAGTATCAGTAGAATCGCTTTTATCAGAAGAATATGCAAAAAAGCGAAGAAATCTTATAGGTGAATATGCACTATTACCAGAGGCTGGAGATCCATATTCCGGAGGAACGGTTTACTTTGCAACCGCGGATAAAGACGGAAATATGGTTTCTTTCATTCAAAGTAACTATATGGGATTTGGTTCTGGAATAGTAGTTCCAAATACTGGTATAAGCCTTCAAAACCGAGGAACAAGTTTTTCTTTGAATGAAGAAGATCACAACTGTTTAAAACCACTAAAAAGGCCATACCATACCATTATACCTGGATTTATAACCAAAGAGAACAAAGCGATAGGGCCTTTTGGAGTTATGGGAGGGTACATGCAACCACAAGGTCATCTACAATTTCTTAATAATTTTATTGATTTTCATTTGAATCCTCAGGCAGCTTTAGATGCTCCAAGATGGCAATGGGTAAAGGGAAAGGAAATTATGGTAGAAAAAGAATTTCCGACGTATATTCTAGAGTCTTTAGTAGATAAAGGTCATCAAATAGAGGTTTCATTAAATTCCTCTAATTTTGGAAGGGGACAATTCATATATAGAACGGACGATGGTGTACTGATAGGGGGCACCGAACCAAGAGCGGATAGTAACATATCTTGCTTTTAA
- a CDS encoding outer membrane beta-barrel protein, giving the protein MKKVFATLLVGMLAVFSFAAFEVTGGYVNASLAASDTDVATSVMMHGVSVGANYLYDELGVEGGALLVGGSFDYYFPAEFLDETPDATELSQMSLGVNAGYRQSLNTFFPDLPFGMYVQGLFNYSLGLGDAKVVASSLGFGGGAGANFVVQNLNMNVGADVLFEKPTVAEDYDEVYKSEFQLRPKFKIYAGVQF; this is encoded by the coding sequence ATGAAAAAGGTTTTTGCAACGTTGTTGGTAGGTATGTTGGCTGTTTTTAGCTTCGCTGCATTTGAAGTCACAGGTGGTTATGTGAATGCATCGTTAGCGGCTAGTGACACAGATGTTGCAACATCTGTAATGATGCATGGTGTTAGTGTTGGCGCAAACTATCTGTACGATGAATTAGGTGTAGAAGGTGGAGCGTTGTTAGTCGGCGGTTCTTTTGATTATTATTTTCCAGCAGAGTTTCTTGATGAGACTCCTGATGCTACCGAGTTGTCTCAAATGAGTTTAGGTGTCAACGCTGGTTACAGACAAAGTTTAAACACTTTCTTCCCAGACTTACCATTTGGAATGTATGTACAAGGCTTGTTTAACTATTCATTGGGATTAGGAGATGCTAAGGTTGTAGCAAGCAGTTTAGGTTTCGGTGGTGGAGCTGGAGCAAACTTCGTAGTTCAAAACCTCAATATGAATGTAGGTGCAGATGTCTTATTTGAAAAACCAACAGTAGCTGAGGATTATGACGAAGTTTATAAGAGTGAGTTCCAGTTGAGACCAAAATTCAAAATTTACGCAGGCGTACAATTCTAA